Proteins from one Chitinophagales bacterium genomic window:
- a CDS encoding helix-turn-helix domain-containing protein: protein MKIQPIKSEKDYDQALNRLEVIFDASPNSKEGDEAEILTLLIENYENQFHPIEAPDPIEAIKIRMEELNLKQKDLVGIIGSKSRVSEILNKKKRLTIDMIRSLENFLHISASVLVNKYELMK, encoded by the coding sequence ATGAAAATTCAACCTATAAAATCAGAGAAAGATTACGATCAAGCCTTAAATAGACTTGAAGTAATATTTGATGCCTCGCCCAACTCCAAAGAAGGGGATGAAGCAGAAATCCTGACTTTGTTAATTGAAAATTACGAGAACCAATTCCACCCGATTGAAGCACCGGATCCTATTGAGGCGATAAAAATCAGGATGGAGGAGCTGAACCTCAAGCAAAAAGATTTGGTAGGAATAATTGGCAGCAAGAGCAGGGTTTCGGAAATACTAAACAAAAAGAAAAGACTGACGATAGATATGATCCGGTCATTGGAAAACTTTTTGCATATATCTGCCTCTGTGCTGGTAAACAAATATGAGTTGATGAAGTAA
- a CDS encoding type II toxin-antitoxin system HigB family toxin encodes MKRIIAKRTLREFWQKHPIAEQYIKTWYETAKASNWNSPADVKSTYANASVLKDSRVVFNIKGNSFRLVVKINYERQWAFIRFIGTHAEYDKINADTI; translated from the coding sequence ATGAAAAGAATTATTGCAAAAAGAACTTTACGTGAATTTTGGCAAAAACATCCTATTGCAGAACAGTATATAAAGACATGGTATGAAACTGCAAAGGCTTCAAATTGGAATTCACCTGCTGATGTAAAAAGTACCTATGCCAATGCAAGTGTTTTAAAAGATAGCCGTGTGGTTTTCAATATAAAAGGAAATTCCTTTAGACTGGTAGTAAAGATCAACTATGAAAGGCAATGGGCTTTTATAAGGTTTATTGGAACCCACGCTGAGTATGACAAAATAAATGCTGACACCATATAA
- a CDS encoding FAD-binding oxidoreductase — MQNQHIIQSTNQKIKHLIIGQGIAGTLLSFRLMQAGEDFLIIDKNESHTASHIAGALINPVTGKRIVKSWLIDELIPEARKIYQDLEKLLDIPIIKPATIHRYFINPEDVQFYEERKDFPELQPFLKPLPENEETLFLNERGGISISNAYRIDSKNLINKYRAYLQKIGKIHFTEFDYSKLEIKDTGIQYEEIEAENIIFCEGAAAVKNPFFNYVPFNLNKGERMLLSMPDLPKDKVYKKGLFIYHLENGQYYFGSANSWNFEDDSPSQHTYDIFMQKIQKMTALPFEIIDHKGGIKPSIKDRRPVLGVHPKYSNLYIFNGMGTKGFSLAPYFSKMMFSFLLKEKALMKEVDLGRFEK; from the coding sequence TTGCAAAATCAGCACATCATCCAATCTACAAATCAAAAAATCAAACACCTCATTATTGGGCAGGGCATAGCAGGTACGCTTTTGAGTTTTCGGCTCATGCAGGCAGGTGAGGACTTTCTAATTATAGATAAAAACGAAAGCCATACCGCTTCGCACATTGCTGGGGCTCTGATCAATCCTGTTACGGGCAAGCGCATCGTAAAATCCTGGTTGATAGATGAATTGATTCCCGAGGCAAGGAAAATTTATCAGGATTTAGAAAAGTTGCTCGATATTCCAATTATAAAACCCGCAACAATCCATCGCTATTTTATCAATCCGGAGGATGTGCAATTTTATGAGGAACGAAAGGATTTCCCTGAACTACAGCCTTTTCTAAAACCATTGCCAGAAAATGAGGAAACCCTTTTCCTGAATGAGCGGGGCGGTATTTCCATTTCCAATGCCTATCGCATTGACAGTAAAAACCTGATCAATAAATACAGGGCTTATTTGCAGAAAATAGGAAAAATACATTTCACTGAATTTGATTACAGCAAATTGGAAATAAAAGATACGGGTATTCAGTATGAAGAAATTGAGGCAGAAAATATCATTTTCTGTGAAGGAGCAGCGGCTGTTAAAAATCCATTCTTTAATTATGTGCCCTTCAACCTGAACAAAGGCGAGCGCATGTTGCTATCCATGCCCGATTTGCCAAAAGACAAAGTCTATAAAAAAGGCTTGTTCATTTACCATTTGGAGAATGGCCAATATTATTTTGGCAGTGCCAATAGCTGGAATTTTGAAGATGATAGCCCAAGCCAGCATACGTATGACATCTTCATGCAGAAAATCCAAAAGATGACAGCGCTGCCCTTTGAAATTATTGATCACAAAGGCGGCATCAAACCCAGTATCAAAGACCGCAGGCCTGTTCTGGGCGTTCATCCCAAATATTCCAATCTTTATATTTTCAACGGTATGGGCACCAAGGGCTTTTCCTTGGCACCTTATTTTAGCAAAATGATGTTTTCATTCCTACTAAAGGAAAAGGCCTTGATGAAAGAGGTGGATTTGGGGAGGTTTGAAAAGTAA
- a CDS encoding phosphoribosyltransferase family protein: MSKQQSLIIDKKNVQQKITRIAYQILEDNYKENEIVLIGIRNKGYLVAEKLKKTLEKIRTTKVQLFEIKLDKKQPNKNEIEFDFDPTEIKNKSIVLVDDVANTGKTIFYALSTLMDHNFKKIQIAVLIDREHKSFPIRADYVGMSLSTTLKEHVEVMIDKDETAVYLS; the protein is encoded by the coding sequence ATGAGCAAGCAACAATCACTAATTATAGATAAAAAAAACGTACAGCAGAAAATCACGCGTATTGCCTATCAGATATTAGAAGACAATTACAAGGAAAATGAAATTGTGTTGATAGGAATCCGGAACAAAGGCTACTTGGTAGCAGAAAAGCTAAAAAAAACTTTGGAGAAAATAAGAACGACCAAGGTACAGCTTTTTGAAATTAAGCTGGACAAAAAGCAGCCCAATAAAAATGAAATCGAGTTTGATTTTGACCCAACAGAGATCAAAAACAAATCCATTGTGCTGGTAGATGATGTGGCCAATACTGGCAAAACGATTTTTTATGCCCTTTCCACTTTAATGGACCACAATTTTAAAAAGATTCAGATTGCGGTGTTGATTGATCGCGAGCACAAATCCTTTCCCATTCGCGCTGATTATGTAGGCATGAGTCTTTCAACCACCCTAAAAGAACATGTGGAGGTGATGATTGATAAGGACGAGACGGCTGTTTATTTGAGTTAG
- a CDS encoding S8 family serine peptidase, with product MIRYCIFLLLLNSSFLLFAQQNSKLDLFSRSLINSEKFQKNDLNLFVKGETSAVEKVVVKHGGYYKYGVDQYHHINIPLSQLEPFLDESAIIAVENADIPVVPLADTAIIKNNILPIHQGAAPLSQAYTGKDVIVGIVDFGIWFEHEDFIKPNGQTRIKYIWDQRVSNVNSPAPYNYGQQWNQVDIDQGNCTHFEQPVGTNGHGTTVSGIAAGNGRATGRFKGMAPESDLIVVAFNFEATFLSRLIDGIDYIFKKADAMGKPCVINGSLGTYFGSRDGTDMASKIVDGLLEERCGRAVVMANGNAGGFNYHLGYEVTADTAFTWYSYTNVLNNVSIQLWSDTADFDSVYFQISADDPGAGSAPATLAATDFFNIKQDFNLEPGNLTETISENLVGVGNVVIRAELKEDGYYYLDFNIAASNSSHYWRLSTTGTGSFDSWGSQVLIGNSNIVQNVPSVNDMPEIVNYKFPDNQKSMVSSIQASDKVISVGNYANRTDYLDVDSNLVITGEAAFVNQINPTSSLGPTRDGRTKPDISATGSTTIATGNQAQINISLGNSDRQKVAIGGKHFRNGGTSMASPVVAGFAALFFEKNPDACFREVKDVIINSAKQDTYTGNQLPDNTWGYGKLNAFEAIQLNYTYGCKDTSALNYQAGLDFDDGSCIPKVYGCTDPFAINYDEDANTDNDSCFYQPDPNDTTNISIAGQNALSIKVFPNPVSGDQELMLKFEGKADFPLNFQIMDLTGKIVLKRILQNELNRISLKKAALQNALYFYSINDGQQLIHQGKISVQ from the coding sequence ATGATCAGGTATTGCATCTTTCTTTTATTGCTCAATAGCAGTTTTTTACTTTTTGCTCAGCAAAACAGCAAATTAGACTTATTCTCCAGAAGTCTGATCAACAGTGAGAAATTTCAGAAAAACGACCTTAATCTTTTTGTAAAAGGCGAAACTTCTGCTGTTGAAAAAGTAGTAGTAAAACACGGGGGATATTACAAATACGGTGTTGACCAATACCATCACATCAATATTCCACTTTCGCAATTAGAACCTTTTCTGGATGAATCGGCCATCATTGCTGTGGAGAATGCAGATATTCCGGTAGTTCCATTGGCAGATACGGCCATCATTAAGAACAATATATTGCCCATTCACCAGGGAGCAGCCCCTTTAAGCCAAGCCTATACCGGAAAAGATGTTATTGTTGGAATAGTGGATTTCGGCATTTGGTTTGAACATGAAGATTTTATAAAACCCAATGGCCAAACTCGGATTAAATATATATGGGACCAAAGGGTGAGCAATGTAAATAGCCCGGCACCATATAATTATGGACAGCAGTGGAACCAGGTAGATATTGATCAGGGCAATTGTACGCATTTTGAACAACCTGTTGGGACAAATGGACATGGCACTACTGTTTCAGGAATTGCGGCAGGAAATGGCAGAGCCACAGGTCGATTCAAAGGTATGGCTCCAGAATCTGATCTGATTGTAGTTGCATTTAATTTCGAAGCCACATTTCTAAGCAGACTTATTGATGGTATAGATTATATTTTCAAGAAAGCGGACGCTATGGGCAAACCTTGTGTAATCAACGGCAGCCTGGGCACCTATTTTGGCTCACGTGACGGCACGGATATGGCTTCTAAAATTGTAGATGGATTGTTGGAAGAGCGTTGTGGAAGAGCAGTGGTTATGGCCAATGGCAATGCCGGAGGATTTAATTATCACCTGGGCTATGAGGTAACGGCAGATACGGCTTTTACATGGTACAGCTACACTAATGTTTTGAATAATGTTTCAATACAATTGTGGTCTGATACAGCAGATTTCGACAGTGTGTATTTTCAGATTTCGGCTGATGATCCCGGAGCTGGTTCAGCACCTGCTACATTGGCGGCTACGGATTTTTTCAATATCAAGCAGGATTTTAATCTAGAGCCTGGAAATTTAACCGAAACCATCAGTGAAAACTTGGTAGGAGTTGGCAATGTAGTTATCCGTGCAGAATTAAAAGAAGATGGTTATTATTACCTTGATTTTAATATTGCGGCAAGTAATTCTTCTCATTACTGGCGATTGAGCACTACCGGAACTGGTTCTTTTGACAGTTGGGGAAGTCAGGTGCTTATTGGCAATTCCAATATTGTCCAAAATGTCCCTTCTGTAAATGACATGCCTGAAATTGTGAACTACAAGTTTCCCGACAATCAAAAGAGCATGGTTAGTAGCATACAGGCTTCAGATAAAGTGATTTCTGTGGGGAATTATGCCAACAGAACTGATTACCTGGATGTGGATTCAAACCTAGTTATAACCGGTGAAGCCGCATTTGTGAATCAAATAAATCCGACTTCGAGCTTGGGCCCAACAAGGGACGGCAGGACAAAGCCCGATATTTCGGCAACTGGAAGTACTACTATTGCCACCGGCAATCAGGCACAGATCAATATTTCTTTGGGAAATAGCGATCGCCAAAAAGTAGCCATTGGTGGCAAGCATTTTAGAAATGGAGGTACCAGTATGGCCTCGCCTGTAGTGGCTGGTTTTGCTGCTTTGTTTTTTGAAAAAAATCCCGATGCATGTTTCAGGGAAGTAAAAGATGTAATCATCAATTCAGCCAAGCAGGATACTTATACCGGCAATCAATTGCCCGACAATACCTGGGGCTATGGCAAATTGAATGCTTTTGAGGCCATTCAATTGAATTACACCTATGGCTGCAAAGACACTTCAGCACTCAACTACCAGGCTGGCCTGGATTTCGATGACGGTTCTTGTATTCCAAAAGTCTATGGCTGTACCGATCCTTTCGCTATTAATTATGATGAAGATGCAAATACTGATAATGACAGTTGTTTTTATCAACCCGATCCAAATGATACTACAAATATTTCTATAGCAGGTCAAAATGCATTGAGTATAAAAGTATTTCCAAATCCGGTGTCGGGCGATCAGGAGTTAATGCTCAAATTTGAGGGCAAAGCAGATTTTCCACTGAATTTTCAAATCATGGATTTGACAGGAAAAATTGTACTTAAAAGAATTTTACAAAATGAGCTCAATCGAATTTCATTAAAAAAGGCAGCTTTGCAAAATGCGCTGTATTTTTACAGCATTAATGATGGACAGCAATTAATTCACCAGGGAAAAATCAGTGTTCAATAG
- a CDS encoding (Fe-S)-binding protein — translation MELVQIIVFILVFALTLFLFFKEAKFIYRNIKLGRPKQIDDNKSERFKRMLLIAFGQKKMFKNLIPAFLHLAIYVAFLITQIELIEILIDGFTGKHRLFFNLVEGSAIGEGIYIGIITTIEALSILAFIATIAFLARRNLLKVPRLTMSEMNGWPKLDANIILFVELYLIICIFLMNGADMAREKALTGEDYGFPISGALMPLFANFSPDTLKILERIGWWGHILGVFAFLVYIPHSKHLHIMLAFPNVYFSRLFEKGRLNNMEAVTNEVKLMMDPNADPYAEPEASEGGEEEVPEKFGAKDVQDLNWKHLLDAYSCTECGRCSAACPASQTGKKLSPRKIMMDTRDRLEEVGKGIDEHGPDFTDNKSLLGDYITTEELRACTTCNACVEECPVSINPLDIIFELRRHLIMEDSNSPEEWNLMFNNIENNGAPWQFSPTDRLKWADELEKGKA, via the coding sequence ATGGAGTTAGTTCAGATTATCGTATTTATACTTGTATTTGCATTGACACTTTTTCTCTTTTTCAAGGAGGCAAAGTTTATTTACCGAAACATCAAACTTGGCAGACCAAAGCAAATTGACGACAACAAAAGCGAGCGGTTTAAAAGAATGCTGCTGATTGCTTTTGGGCAGAAAAAAATGTTCAAAAATCTAATTCCGGCTTTTCTGCATTTGGCCATTTACGTTGCGTTTTTGATTACCCAAATAGAGTTGATAGAAATTCTTATCGATGGATTTACCGGAAAACACCGCTTGTTTTTCAATTTGGTAGAAGGATCTGCAATAGGCGAAGGAATTTACATCGGCATCATTACTACAATTGAGGCCTTATCCATTTTGGCATTTATTGCAACCATTGCTTTCCTGGCAAGAAGAAATTTACTAAAAGTTCCCCGCTTAACCATGTCGGAAATGAATGGCTGGCCTAAGTTGGATGCCAATATCATCCTTTTTGTAGAGTTGTATTTAATCATTTGCATATTCTTGATGAATGGTGCAGATATGGCTCGTGAAAAAGCTTTAACTGGCGAGGATTATGGTTTTCCAATCAGTGGTGCTTTAATGCCTTTGTTTGCGAATTTTAGCCCTGATACATTGAAAATTTTAGAGCGCATTGGCTGGTGGGGACACATCTTAGGGGTGTTTGCTTTTTTGGTTTACATTCCCCACTCAAAGCATTTGCATATCATGCTGGCATTTCCAAATGTATATTTCAGCAGGCTATTTGAAAAAGGCAGACTGAACAATATGGAGGCTGTCACCAATGAAGTAAAATTGATGATGGATCCCAATGCCGATCCTTATGCAGAACCTGAAGCTTCAGAGGGTGGAGAAGAAGAAGTTCCTGAAAAATTTGGAGCCAAAGATGTTCAAGACCTGAACTGGAAACACCTCTTGGATGCATACAGCTGTACCGAATGTGGAAGATGCAGTGCTGCATGCCCGGCCAGTCAGACCGGCAAAAAACTATCTCCCCGTAAAATAATGATGGACACCCGTGATAGACTGGAAGAAGTGGGAAAAGGCATAGATGAGCACGGCCCTGATTTCACCGACAATAAATCTCTTCTTGGGGATTATATCACTACTGAGGAATTAAGAGCATGTACAACATGCAATGCCTGTGTAGAAGAATGTCCGGTTTCTATCAATCCATTGGATATTATTTTTGAATTGCGCAGACATTTAATTATGGAAGATTCCAATTCTCCGGAAGAATGGAATCTAATGTTTAACAATATTGAAAATAACGGAGCTCCATGGCAGTTTTCTCCAACAGACAGATTGAAATGGGCTGATGAATTAGAAAAAGGAAAAGCGTAA
- a CDS encoding (Fe-S)-binding protein, giving the protein MSNTVPTMADMSAKGEEPEVLFWVGCAGSFDQRAQSITQAFVKILNHVGIKFAVLGTEESCTGDPAKRAGNEFLFQMQAVTNIEVLNGYNVKNIVTTCPHCFNTLKNEYPALGGNYKVIHHSAYLQQLIDEGRIKLKEGGFFKGKKITYHDSCYLGRANDIYEAPRKVLEALDAELVEMKRCRTKGLCCGAGGSQMFKEDEKGDKRINQERTEDMLDSKSEYVAAACPFCMTMLGDGIKERDKQNEVKVLDLAELMAKSEGL; this is encoded by the coding sequence ATGAGCAATACAGTTCCAACAATGGCCGATATGTCGGCCAAAGGTGAAGAACCTGAAGTATTATTCTGGGTAGGATGTGCCGGAAGCTTTGATCAAAGAGCACAATCCATTACCCAGGCATTTGTAAAAATCCTGAATCATGTGGGGATTAAATTTGCTGTGCTAGGCACCGAGGAATCCTGCACAGGCGATCCCGCCAAAAGAGCCGGTAATGAATTCCTGTTTCAAATGCAGGCCGTTACCAATATTGAAGTTCTGAACGGCTATAATGTTAAAAACATCGTTACTACCTGCCCGCATTGCTTCAATACATTGAAAAATGAATATCCTGCACTGGGTGGAAATTACAAAGTGATACATCATTCGGCTTATCTCCAGCAACTGATAGATGAAGGCCGCATCAAACTAAAAGAAGGCGGATTTTTCAAAGGCAAGAAAATCACCTATCACGATTCCTGTTACCTGGGACGAGCCAATGACATTTATGAAGCACCAAGAAAAGTTCTGGAAGCATTGGATGCAGAATTGGTAGAAATGAAACGCTGCAGAACCAAAGGGCTTTGCTGTGGAGCCGGTGGCTCGCAAATGTTCAAGGAAGATGAAAAAGGAGACAAACGGATCAATCAGGAACGCACGGAAGATATGCTGGACAGTAAATCAGAATATGTTGCGGCAGCTTGTCCTTTCTGCATGACCATGCTTGGAGATGGCATCAAAGAAAGAGACAAGCAAAATGAAGTTAAAGTTTTGGATTTGGCTGAACTAATGGCCAAAAGCGAGGGTTTGTAA
- a CDS encoding SLC13 family permease — MFIDILKRLIGPAVGMAVDLLLLKQGVDATVAHMTFVVLWMAIWWITEVVPIAITSMLPVLLFPLFGIMSTADVAPQYMHHVLWLFIGGFMVAFAMEKWNLHRRIALRIILMTGSNISGVLLGMMLASWFLSMWMSNTATTMMMLPTAIAVLTQLNKSCSAHAKKLAIGLLLGIAYSASIGGIATLIGTPPNLIFLSQFQTLFPDQQAPTFLAWFLRMLPLSILMLGAAYFLIKYMYFSGVVLPKEEFQLFRNEYKNLGGMKYEEKWVSFLFSLMALLWFTRAPLDLNFIKLPGWSELFAHPEYFKDGTVAVLIATLFFLIPSKEGKGKRLLHWEDVKKLPLEVILLFGGGFALAAGFQESGLSEWLAGQISFVSEVPVFVSILVVCFCLTFLTEMTSNMATTQLFLPLLAAIAVGAGISPELLMIPATISASFAFMLPVATAPNTIIFASGHLQIKDMAKTGIYLNLTGVLITTIYMLLTS, encoded by the coding sequence ATGTTCATAGACATTTTAAAGCGCTTGATTGGTCCTGCTGTGGGAATGGCTGTGGATTTGTTATTGCTAAAACAGGGTGTGGATGCAACAGTTGCGCACATGACTTTTGTTGTCCTCTGGATGGCCATTTGGTGGATCACTGAAGTGGTGCCGATTGCCATAACTTCTATGTTGCCGGTACTTTTGTTTCCTCTTTTTGGTATTATGAGTACTGCTGATGTTGCTCCGCAATATATGCACCATGTGCTGTGGCTTTTCATTGGTGGTTTTATGGTGGCTTTTGCCATGGAAAAATGGAATTTGCACCGCAGAATTGCTTTAAGAATAATATTGATGACCGGCAGTAATATCAGCGGGGTATTGCTTGGCATGATGTTGGCTTCATGGTTTTTATCAATGTGGATGTCAAATACTGCAACTACTATGATGATGTTGCCCACAGCAATTGCTGTTTTAACGCAATTAAATAAATCCTGTAGCGCACATGCTAAGAAGTTAGCTATAGGCTTGTTATTGGGAATAGCATATTCTGCTTCTATTGGCGGAATTGCTACGCTCATCGGTACACCCCCTAATTTGATTTTTCTTTCGCAGTTTCAAACCTTGTTCCCCGATCAACAGGCACCTACTTTTCTGGCCTGGTTTTTAAGAATGTTGCCATTAAGTATTTTAATGCTGGGGGCTGCTTATTTTTTGATAAAGTACATGTATTTCTCTGGGGTAGTTTTGCCAAAAGAAGAATTTCAATTATTCAGAAATGAGTACAAAAATCTGGGTGGAATGAAGTATGAAGAAAAATGGGTGTCTTTTCTGTTTTCATTGATGGCATTATTGTGGTTTACCCGTGCACCTTTGGATTTGAATTTTATCAAATTGCCTGGTTGGTCAGAATTGTTTGCACACCCTGAATATTTTAAAGATGGAACTGTTGCGGTTTTGATTGCTACTTTGTTCTTTTTAATTCCTAGTAAAGAAGGAAAAGGCAAACGCCTTTTGCACTGGGAAGATGTTAAGAAATTGCCACTGGAAGTAATTTTGCTTTTTGGAGGTGGTTTTGCTCTGGCCGCTGGTTTTCAGGAAAGCGGATTGAGCGAATGGCTGGCAGGGCAAATCAGCTTTGTGAGTGAAGTGCCTGTGTTTGTAAGTATTTTGGTGGTTTGCTTTTGTCTCACTTTTTTAACGGAAATGACCTCTAATATGGCGACTACGCAATTGTTTTTACCCTTACTTGCTGCAATAGCAGTAGGGGCAGGTATTTCTCCAGAATTATTGATGATCCCGGCTACCATCTCTGCTTCATTTGCGTTTATGTTGCCGGTAGCAACTGCGCCCAATACAATAATATTCGCATCGGGTCATTTGCAAATAAAGGATATGGCAAAAACGGGGATATACCTCAATTTAACAGGTGTACTGATTACAACAATTTATATGCTCTTAACTTCCTGA
- the gldL gene encoding gliding motility protein GldL, whose amino-acid sequence MATKKREKFSAFNLAYGIGASIVLTGVLFKFLHWEYANEMLFVGLSTEAILFFVSAWEKVDTGYKWEKVFPQLSKEGETSAEQLEKAVENAIEKANMDPQVVEKLSKSMELMEQNITKMAEASKAANLQDQISRLQSATENFEHEISKLNKNVAEMNKYYEKMLAVMGNREA is encoded by the coding sequence ATGGCAACTAAAAAGAGAGAAAAGTTCAGTGCATTTAACCTGGCATATGGAATTGGAGCATCTATCGTATTGACAGGAGTACTTTTCAAGTTTTTACACTGGGAATATGCCAATGAAATGTTATTTGTAGGATTATCCACCGAGGCAATTCTGTTTTTCGTTTCTGCATGGGAAAAAGTGGACACCGGATACAAGTGGGAGAAAGTTTTCCCACAACTTTCCAAGGAAGGGGAAACCAGTGCCGAGCAATTGGAAAAAGCAGTGGAAAATGCCATTGAAAAAGCCAACATGGATCCCCAGGTAGTTGAAAAACTCAGCAAAAGCATGGAGTTGATGGAACAGAACATTACCAAGATGGCTGAAGCCTCCAAAGCCGCAAACCTGCAAGACCAAATCAGCCGTTTGCAATCTGCTACTGAAAATTTTGAACATGAAATTTCAAAATTGAATAAAAATGTGGCTGAAATGAATAAGTATTATGAAAAAATGCTTGCTGTAATGGGCAACCGTGAAGCATGA
- a CDS encoding GldM family protein, whose protein sequence is MQNNQSLRQKMINMLYLVLIGMVFMNPVLDFIELFTDMNKTLERANYRIEQKNNQTLKTLKRVLEADSAKYHGIYSKLEKARMISDTTINFLDSIKNSLIIESGGYRGMHIKSAKDATMSHRKMIKDGVALDIKERLETVKSQLLNLMDESETAMLDTVLITTDTLRKIDGNLMEWEKYYFDEVPLNAVIALLTKFQNDIRLSQSMVIKKYYDITERGFDVSMTTPEAVELDTILLEKGVRKFDVFDIGDDGTARIIIPNIPKQSLGDAMIYQYDDAGNIIDSFAFKNGVGEIELNTSQIGEFKVKGVVKFRYPAPKDPQAKESGKIQDETLTQEYPFEINYDVINPQPHISQKDFNVLYVGVNNPIKVNHPEHNREKYEVTISQGEIIDNGEEFFARVNRTGFAYVTLKIPDKNGAMKTVNTEKFMVKELPKPTAKVYNRVGGDMPSKLFKQQKGLKVELDNLPYDANYRVVEYKITYINSNGLGIFREKVKGSYFTGRAKELVDLAQPGDIFIFEEIFVKGPNGKNEEIESLVFNIK, encoded by the coding sequence ATGCAAAACAATCAATCACTACGACAGAAAATGATCAATATGCTTTATTTGGTATTGATCGGAATGGTATTTATGAATCCGGTACTCGATTTCATTGAATTGTTTACTGATATGAACAAAACCCTAGAAAGGGCCAATTACAGAATTGAGCAGAAAAACAATCAAACACTAAAAACACTAAAAAGGGTTTTGGAAGCTGATTCTGCTAAATACCATGGTATATACAGCAAGCTTGAAAAAGCCCGGATGATCAGCGACACTACTATTAACTTTCTGGATTCCATAAAAAACAGTCTAATAATCGAATCGGGCGGATACAGAGGAATGCACATAAAATCTGCAAAAGATGCAACCATGTCTCACCGGAAAATGATTAAAGATGGTGTGGCCTTGGACATCAAAGAAAGATTGGAGACAGTCAAAAGCCAACTGCTTAACCTTATGGACGAATCTGAAACTGCCATGCTCGACACTGTTCTTATTACCACAGATACTCTCAGAAAAATAGATGGAAATCTAATGGAATGGGAGAAATATTACTTCGATGAAGTCCCATTAAATGCTGTTATCGCTTTACTCACTAAATTTCAAAATGATATCCGACTCTCACAGTCAATGGTAATAAAAAAATACTATGATATTACAGAAAGAGGTTTCGATGTTTCTATGACAACGCCTGAAGCCGTTGAACTCGACACCATTTTGTTAGAAAAAGGAGTACGCAAGTTTGATGTATTTGACATTGGAGATGATGGTACCGCCCGGATAATTATACCCAATATTCCAAAACAATCACTCGGTGATGCAATGATTTATCAATATGATGATGCAGGAAATATAATCGATAGTTTTGCATTTAAAAACGGAGTAGGTGAAATAGAACTGAACACCAGTCAAATAGGTGAGTTTAAGGTAAAAGGAGTTGTTAAATTCAGATATCCCGCTCCTAAAGACCCACAAGCCAAAGAATCAGGTAAAATCCAAGATGAAACCCTAACTCAAGAATACCCCTTTGAAATAAATTACGATGTAATTAATCCACAGCCACACATCAGTCAAAAAGATTTCAATGTTTTATATGTTGGAGTGAATAATCCTATTAAAGTAAACCACCCTGAGCACAATCGTGAGAAATACGAAGTCACTATTAGCCAGGGAGAAATAATAGATAATGGTGAAGAGTTTTTTGCTCGTGTAAACCGCACTGGATTTGCCTATGTCACATTAAAAATACCGGATAAAAATGGTGCGATGAAAACCGTAAATACTGAGAAATTTATGGTCAAAGAACTACCTAAACCAACAGCTAAAGTTTACAATCGCGTAGGAGGTGACATGCCTTCAAAACTATTCAAACAGCAGAAAGGATTAAAAGTAGAATTGGACAACCTTCCTTATGATGCAAATTACAGGGTTGTAGAGTACAAAATCACCTATATTAATTCCAATGGACTTGGAATATTTCGTGAAAAGGTAAAAGGTTCTTATTTTACAGGACGTGCCAAAGAATTAGTTGATCTGGCTCAACCTGGTGACATCTTTATTTTTGAAGAGATTTTTGTAAAAGGGCCAAACGGCAAAAATGAGGAAATTGAATCCTTAGTATTTAATATTAAATAA